TTCATCCATATATCAATGTTTACTGCGAAGACGGATATTATCTTAAAGAACACCCGGAATACGGTGATCTTGATTCTGCGGGTAAACCCAACGGGTGGTCAAGCCCGGCAATTGAAGAGGTTACAAAACATAATGTTGCGGTAATAAAAGAGTTGGTTGCCAAGTATGACATAGACGGTGTGCATCTAGACCGCGTAAGGTATACCGAAAAAAATATGGGGTATAATCCTGTTAGCGTGCAGAAGTATCATGAAAAGTATAATAAGGAGCCTGACCAGAATGATCCTGATTGGACACAGTTCAGGCGTGATCTTATTTCACAGTTCGTCAAAACTGCGTATACCGAACTAAAGAAGGTTAATAAAAATATGAAGTTTTCGGTTGCTGTTTTTCATTCGCCTAAAACGTCTATACGCATTATGCAGGATTGGCCTGCCTGGGTGAAGGAAGGATGGATGGATTTTATTACCCCGATGTCGTACACGGCGACACCGGCTACGTTTGAAACTTATGTTAATGATTGTATTGCCGCAGTACAGGGTAAGATGCCGTTGTATATAGGTATCGGTGCGTATTATAAGGGAATGACACCTGAACTCCTGGCCGGGCAGATTGATTATGTGAGGAAACAAAATCTTCCCGGTATGATCTATTTTAATGCGTATTCTTTCTTCGCATCGCCTGAATTAATGGAAGTTTTAAGAGAAAAAGATAAGGTTAAGGCG
The sequence above is drawn from the Elusimicrobiota bacterium genome and encodes:
- a CDS encoding family 10 glycosylhydrolase; translated protein: MKMSVFLRIVFTAGVCAVLLGGPECMAVDKTEPAVIVPECRAVWYNFYMLNVSNEEESKKQIDEHFRIMNDLGINTVMPLVKYTDGTAFYDSDILPRKAEWDCLAYSIKQARKYNMEIHPYINVYCEDGYYLKEHPEYGDLDSAGKPNGWSSPAIEEVTKHNVAVIKELVAKYDIDGVHLDRVRYTEKNMGYNPVSVQKYHEKYNKEPDQNDPDWTQFRRDLISQFVKTAYTELKKVNKNMKFSVAVFHSPKTSIRIMQDWPAWVKEGWMDFITPMSYTATPATFETYVNDCIAAVQGKMPLYIGIGAYYKGMTPELLAGQIDYVRKQNLPGMIYFNAYSFFASPELMEVLREKDKVKAVSPHRVPKQKEFEGTK